In the genome of Streptomyces lydicus, the window ACGCACTCGGCAACAGCCCGCTGCTCAAGGTCCAGGACAAAGACGACCTCCGCCGCGAGAAGGCCGGCGAAGCCGACACCGTGCTCAACATGACGTACGGGCTGCTGGGCATGTCCATGGTCATCGCGGTCCTCGCTGTCATCAACACCCTGGCCATGTCGGTCGTCGAGCGCACCCGCGAGATCGGAATGCTGCGCGCCATCGGCCTGTGCCGCTCCGGCATCCAGCAGATGGTCCGGCTGGAGTCCGTGGTGATCTCCCTGTTCGGCGCGGTCCTCGGTATCGGCGTGGGCGTCTTCGTTGCCTGGGTCGGCAGCGGGTTGGCGGACCAGGCGCTGCCGACCTACGAAATGGCACTGCCCTGGGACCGGCTCGGGCTGTTCTTCCTGATCACCCTCGCAGTCGGAGTGCTCGCCGCACTCTGGCCGGCCCACCGGGCCTCCCGGCTGAACATACTGAAGTCCATCACCGCCCAGTGACCGGGCTCGGTCATGGTTCTGGACCAGTTCGCTGGTGCAGCTGCTCGATCAGAGTGTGCGGCGGCGGTCGCGGCACGGGCTGTGCGGGGTACGGTCGCAACACCAGGAGTGTTGCGACCGTGCCGCCGCGAGCTTGGGGGTGGCCCCGGCGAGCGCGGCGTGGGTAGGGGCGCCGGCCTGCTTCGGCTCCGAGCAGCAGCCGCGGGGCGCATTGATCCCCATGCGTCTGCGGTGGTTTCCGCTGCCGGGCCCGCTGAATAGCGCAGGAGCCATCATTTCGATGACGCACCATGTGGAGTGCGTTGTGGTGCTGGAGAAGGCGGCTAAGGGCGTCTGACCTGCGGTTTTTTGAACGCGGCGGAGTGCGGTCGTGGCCGTGTCAGTATGCGGCGTACTCGCGCAGGGCGGCGACAAACACCGGTGCGTTGGCGCGCGCTGGGCCGAATCCCTGACGGATCTGGGCGGCCTGCTGGATCACGAACGCGCGATCCTCAACACCGCGTAGCGCCCCGCTGGACCGGCTGCTGCTCGCGCCCTGGCTGGCGCTGTTGAGCGCGGCGCTGCCCGCGCTGGTCACCTCCGTCCTGGTCTGGGTGTTCGCCTTCCTCGGCCTGTCGGCGGGCGGCCTGCCGCCGGGCCCGGTGCCGCTCGCGGTCTGTGCGTTCCTCGGTGGCCCGGTGTCGGTGACCGCGGTGGCCTGGTGGCAGATCCACCGGCTGCGGCGGCGGCACGGGGTGCGGTGGCGGGGTTAGCTAGTTCGGAAGGGGCATGCACGAGACTTTGAACGTCAGCTGCTGGTGATCGAGCTGGGAGAGGATGTTTGTGCCTCGTGGGGTGGCCACCGGGGAAGCGCAATGGACGGTAGGGCTGGAAGCCACGGGGTTCGGTTTCGCGCCTGACCGTCACGCCACGTCCGTCAGGTGGTCAGACCGGCACTGATCAGCCAGATGTGTTCGCAGGTCGCGGATGCCCCTTGCAGCGTCTCGCGGGACTCTTGTGAGGCGTGGTAGAACGTGCGCTCGATCATCCAGCACAGGGCGCGTGCCATCGCTGAGGCTTGTTCTGGTTCGGTGCCGGCCTGGATGCCGGCCCGTTCCAGGACGGCGGTGATGGCCGTGATGAACAAGTCCGCTGTATGGCTCCACAGCTCGCCGATCTCCGGCACGGTCAACGACAGGTCGATCGCCGTGCGCATGACCAGGCCGTGCTCGTTCCACAGCTCTACCGTGCGCTGCATGGCTTCTGCGATGGCCTGGCGCGGCTCGTCGGTCTCCGCGGTGGTCCGGGACCGCTCCCACAGATGCTCGACGGTACGCGCCACGAGTGCCACAACTACTTCTTGCTTGGAGCCGAAGTAGAAGTACAGGGCGCCGCGTGTGATGCCGGCGCCCTGGGCGATGTCGCCGACGGTCATGGCGTTGTAGCCCTTGTGCGCGAGCAGGGCTTCGCAGGTGTCCAGGATGGCCCGCTCCCGCAGATCGCCCTTGCGTTCGGTGCTGCGTCGGCTCCGCGCGGGGTGGTGGCTGGGCATCAGAGCTGAGCACCCTCGTCGAAGTCGGTCGTGCGGGAGAGCGTCTCCCATGCGCGGATGTCCTCGTCCACGGCAGTGCGCGCAGTGGTGACCAGCCGCAGCGCGTCCGAGCCCAGGACGAGGTGGGCCGGCGGCTGGTCGACCGAGGCGATGCGCACGACGGCTTCTCCGGCCTTGGCCGGGTTGCCGAGCTGGTTCCCGCTTGCCTTCTGCCGCGCTTCACGGATGGGATCGAACAGCTCGTCGTAGTCGTCGATGGTCCGCGCGGCGCGTGTCATGGACCGTCCGGCCCAGTCGGTGCGGAAGGAGCCGGGCTCGATCGCCGTCACGTGGATCCCGAACTGTGCGACCTCCTTGCCCAGTGCTTCGAGGATGCCTTCCAGGGCGAACTTGCTGCCGCAGTAGGCGGACATGCCGGGCACGGCCATGAGGCCGCCCATGGAGGTGACGGCCATCAGGTGTCCGCGGCGGCGTCGGCGCATGTGGGGCAGTGCTGCCTGCAGGGTGGCCACTGCCCCGAATACGTTGATCTCGAATTGCCGCCGCACCTCGGCCAGCGGGGTTTCCTCGAAGGTGCCCTCCAGGCCGTAGCCGGCGTTGGCGATGACGACATCCAAGGGGCCGACGCCTCGCTCCACCTCCGTGATCACATCCGAGACCGCGTGGTCGTCCGTCACGTCCAGGATGCGGCCGCGAGCGTAACCGGGCTCAAGCTCCTCGAAGGCCCGCAGGTCCTCCTCGGAGCGGACCGTGCCGACAACGGTGTGACCGGCAGCCAGGGCAGCCTGGGCGAAGGCACGTCCCAGGCCCGTGCTGACGCCGGTGATGAGCCAGTTCTGCCTCTGCATTGCTCCTCCAGGAAGGTCTCGCAGGCAGCCGGACTGCTCCCCGCCCAGAAAGTCTACACGGTGTCAATTTTTACCTTCGCCACGTTGGTTCTGGGTTACTCAACGGCATCACGTCTGGCCGGGGGAGATTCGGCCGCACCGAGATCGGGCCCGCCGGCGCAGGCCGCTGTGCGCACTGGCTGGTGAGCTGCGGTGCCGTCCCGCGAAGTCACTCCGGCCGTCACCGTCCACATCCGGCAGGTCGTGGCCTGGCATGGTCTGGCGTCGCGGATCGTTACCAGGACGCCGAGTTGCGGTGGCTGATGGACGCCTCGGTGGGTCCTGCCGGCGGAGGCGGGCTGATCAGCGTCAGGTGGCTGTCCACCTCCGGGATCATTCCCACGTGTCTGGTGTGATCACGGCGTCGAAGTCATCCTGGACAGCCTCGTTCACCGGGCTGAGCCCACAGCAGTACGGCAAGCTGATCACAGCCTTGCGGCGTGAAAGAACCGACCAGGCACGCAGGGGCGCGGCCGTGGAGCTTGCCGCTGGAGGACCGGGCACCTGCCGGATGCGAAGCGTCACCAGAAGCAGACCCGCGAGGCCTTGGGGTTCCGGCCGTCGACCATTGAGGATGAGGAACAGCTGACCGCGTGCCGACGGGCCGGCGCTTCCACAGCGCCCGGCGGGCCTAGAGGGCGGATCGAATGTGGAGCTCGCGCGGGCGGTGGGGGTGGGTGCCGAGAGCGTGCGGCGGTGGAGGCGTGTGTGGGAGGAAGGGGGTGCTCCAGCCTTGCGCCGGCGTCCGGCCACCGGTCGCCCGCCCCAGCTGGATGACGCCCAGGTCGAGATGGTGCGGGCCGCCTTGGAGCGAGGTGCCCAGGCTCATGGATTCGAGGCGGATCTGTGGACCCTGGAACGAGTCGGCACGGTCGTCGAGCGGGTGACAGGAGTGTCCTGTCACGGGCGTCGGTGTGGCGTGCGCTGACCGGCCGGCTGGGGTGGAGTCTGCAGCGGCCTGAGCGGCCTGAGCCGCCTGAGCGGCGGGCGGTGGAGCGGGACGAGTCAAAACCGGAGGGCGGATCTGTGTGACCGTCGACGCCTTGAGCAGCCGGGCGGGGTCCCGGGCGCGGATCACGGCTGCCGTGTGGGCGAGAGTCGCGCCGCTTCCCGCGGCGTCGTCGACGAGCAGCGCATCCAGGCCTGTCAAGTCTCCGAGCGACGCGGCGTTCCGGACGCTCGGCAGCGTGGTCTTGGCGGCATCGATAATGTCGCTGGTGGTGCGGGTGATCCCGACGGCCCGCACGTCGCGGATCCCGAGGCGAAGGGGGAGTCAAACTGTCAGGGTATTGCGCCGCCACGCATGGTGCCTACCACGGCTTGCCGATGCGGAGGCTGGGTGGAGACCGCCCAGCCCCGATGCGTCGACGGGCAAGCAGCCTCCCGGCCGGAGCTCCGAGCGGGGCCGGTGGAGCGAGGGGTCCCGCCACACCAGAGACCCGCCGGAGTGTCAGTGTGACCAAAAGTCTTCGTCGCACACATCTCTCACGCACGAGAGCGCACAGGAGCATGCGAGAACCTCTGACCTGGACATTCACTGTCGCCACGGGCCACGGTGGACCAGTCAGATCTTATATAGGCTAGCAGCATGGCCTACGAAATTCCGGTGACGCAAGCACGAGCGGAGCTGGCGGATCTGATCAACCGTGTCGTCTACGGCGGCGAGCGGGTGGTCGTCACCCGTCACGGCAAGCCGCTGGTGGCGTTGGTATCCGCCGCTGACCTGCAGCTACTTGAAGAGCTGGGGCGGCGTGACGAGGGCGCGGAGGACGAGCAGGTGATCAGCACGGTCTCGTCCGTGCGGCAGTTCCCGTCCGCTCCGGGCGAACGGCGGCGCTTCGGTATCGCGGCAGAACACCGCGACCCGGCAGCCGGGGACCGGCGGCCGGGTCGCGAGAGCTGACGGTCAGCGGCTGCAGACCGTGCGGTGGGGCGGGTGGCTTTAGGAGCTGAGCTCCCACAGAGCGTTGGCGATGGCGTCCGTGTTGGTGTCCAGCGACTTCTCGTCGATGTTCTTCGTGGTGTCGCAGGCCTGGTGGTAGCAGGCGTCGAACGCCTTGCCCACCTCGCCGCCCCAGTTCTTCGCCTGCGCCTCGGTCTTCTTGTAGTCCGCGCCGGAGAAGAAGCCACCGACCGGGATGCCCGCATCCTTGAAGGAGGCGTGGTCCGAGCGGCCGTCGCCCTCGGTGTCCTTCTCGGTGGTGATGTTCTTCTTCGTGTAGTAGTCCTTGAGGACCTTCTCCAGGCGGGTGTCGTCGTCGTAGACGTAGTAGCCCGGGTTGGGGGAGCCGATCATGTCGAAGTTGAGGTACGAGTCGATCTTCGACTTGTCGGCGCCGAGCTTGTCGACATAGGCCTGCGAGCCGACCATGCCGTCCTCCTCGTCGCCCCACCAGCCGAACCGCAGGTGCTTGGTGGGCTTGAGGTTCGCCTTGGCGACGGCGAGCGCGACCTCGAGGATGCCGGCCGAGCCTGAGCCGTTGTCGTTGATGCCGGGGCCGGCGGGCACCGAGTCCAGGTGGGCGCCGGCCATCACGGTCTTGCTCTCGTCGCCGCCGGGCCAGTCGGCGACGAGGTTGTAGCCCTTGGTGCCGCCGCCGTCGAACTCCTGGACCTTCGTGGTGAAGCCGGCCTTGTCCAGCTTCTCCTTGACGAAGTCGATGGACGCCTTGTAGCCCGGCTTTCCGTGGGCGCGGTTGCCGCCGTTGGCGTCGGCGATCGACTGGAACTGGTCCAGGTCGGCTTTGACGGCCTTGACGTCGACGTCCGGGGCGGCCTTGACGTCCGGGGCGGCCTTCGGCGCGGTACCGGCGTAGGCGCCGGCCGCGGTGAAGAGAGTGGCGGCCAGGGCGGTCACGGCGCCCGAGGCCAGCGCGGCCCGGCGTATTCGGGTGGAACGAGTCACGATGTGGCTCCTGGTGTGGGGGGATGGAGCTGATTCGATGCGCGTCATGGATTGACGCGCACATGAGAATTGCGATCACTCCGGAAACCGTCAAGAGCGCATACCGGTCAGTTGAGTTCGCGGAGCGGATCGTGCCCGCAATGCGCGGATCATGGTGGTCGGTGATGTGTGGGAGGGGTCTGTTCCCTCGGTGCGACGTGGCCCTCGGGGAGCGGATTTCGCCACGCGGAGCCGTGCGCGTCCGGGTAAAGGCGGGGGAAAGTCGCGGGAAATGCCGCCTCGGGAATCTGTTGCCGCGCCGTAACGGACGGTAATGACACCGCGTTACATCAGGGGTGACAGGGGGCGCGAAGAGGTCCCTGGCCGTAACGCAGATGAAATCCCGCCGAACTACTCTCCGGACCTGGGGCTGTTGATGGCCAAGTGCTGGAAGTCGGTTTGCTCCTCCTTTAATTACTGCGTGGTACATCTATCGTCACAGGGTGTGTCCACGCCTGTGACCTGGGCGAACGCGTCCGCGCCGAAAGACTGTGAGGTGGAACGTATGCAACTGACCCCGCATGAACAGGAACGCTTGATGATTCATGTGGCGGCAGACGTGGCCGAAAAACGTCGCTCCCGGGGGGTCAAGCTGAACCATCCGGAGTCGATCGCCCTGCTGACCGTGCACATCCTCGAAGGCGCCAGGGACGGCCGCACCGTCGCCGAGCTCATGTCCTCCGGCCGCAAGGTGCTCACCCGCGACGAGGTCATGGAGGGCGTCCCCGAGATGATCCACGACGTACAGGTCGAGGCCACCTTCCCCGACGGCACCAAGCTCGTCACCGTTCACGAACCCATCAACTGACCACGGGAGAGCAGACCATGATCCCGGGACAGATCCTCTACGCCGACGAGCCGGTACGCCTCAACGAAGGCCTTCCCCTCACGCGCATGACCGTCCTCAACGCCGCCGACCGTCCCGTCCAGGTCGGCTCCCACTACCACTTCGCCGAGGTCAACCCCGGCCTCGACTTCGACCGCGCGGCCGCGCACGGCAAGCGGCTGAACGTCCCGGCCGGCTCCGCCGTGCGCTTCGAGCCCGGCATCCCCACCGAGGTCGAACTCGTCCCCCTCGGGGGCAAGCGCATCGTCGTGGGCCTGCGGGGCGAGACCGGAGGAGCACTCGATGTGAGCGACGCAGGGGAGGCCGCCGGGTTGCAGTCGTCAGACAACCCGCACCGCCGCCGAGCGGGCGGAGAAGCGAACGGAGTCACAGGTGTCTGAGCTGAGCCGCCAGGCGTACGCCGATCTTCTCGGCCCGACCGTCGGCGACCGGATCCGGCTCGCCGACACCGACCTCGTCATCGAGATCACCGAAGACCGCGCGGGCGGGCCCGGCAGGGCCGGCGACGAAGCCGTCTTCGGCGGCGGCAAGGTGATCCGCGAATCGATGGGCCAGTCCCGAGCCACCCGCGCCGAGGGCACCCCCGACACCGTGATCACCGGCGCCGTCGTGCTGGACCACTGGGGCATCGTCAAGGCCGATGTCGGTATCCGCGACGGGCGGATCACCGCCCTGGGCAAGGCAGGCAACCCCGACACGATGGACGGCGTCCACCCCGACCTGGTCATCGGCCCCGAGACCGAGATCATCGCCGGCAACGGCAAGATCCTCACGGCCGGCGCCATCGACACCCACGTCCACTTCATCTGCCCCCGGCAGGCGGACGAGGCACTGGCCTCCGGCGTCACCACCATGATCGGCGGCGGTACCGGACCGGCCGAGGGCAGCAAGGCCACCACCATCACCCCCGGTGCCTGGCACGTGGCCCGGATGTTCGAGTCGATGGACTCCCTGCCCGTCAACGTCGGACTGCTCGGCAAGGGCAACACCACCTCCCTCGCCTCGATGCGTGACCAGCTGAGGGCGGGCATCCTCGGCTTCAAGGTCCATGAGGACTGGGGCGCCACACCCGCCGTCCTCGACGCCTGCCTGACGGTCTGCGAGGAGAGCGGCGCCCAGCTCGCGATCCACACCGACACCCTCAACGAGGCCGGCTTCCTCGGTGACACCCTCGCGGCCATCGCGGGCCGCACGATCCACGCCTTCCACGTCGAAGGTGCCGGCGGCGGCCACGCCCCCGACATGATCGCGATGGTCTCCGAGCCGAATGTGCTCCCGGCCTCCACCAACCCCACACGGCCGCACACCGTCAACACCGTCGAGGAACACCTCGACATGCTGATGGTCTGTCACCACCTCAACCCGGCCGTCCCCGAGGACCTGGCCTTCGCCGAGTCCCGGATCCGGCCCTCCACCATCGCGGCCGAGGACATCCTGCACGACCTCGGCGCCATCTCGATCATGTCCTCCGACGCCCAGGCCATGGGGCGGATCGGTGAGGTCGTGATGCGTACCTGGCAGACCGCCCATGTCATGAAGCGGCGCCGCGGCACCCTCCCGGGCGACGGCCGTGCCGACAACCACCGGGCCCGCCGCTATGTCGCCAAGTACACCATCAACGCGGCCCTCGCCCAGGGCATCGACCATGTCGTCGGCTCCGTCGAGGACGGCAAGCTCGCCGACCTCGTGCTGTGGGACCCGGCGTTCTTCGGCGTCAAACCGCAGTTGGTCATCAAGGGCGGCCAGATCGCCTATGCGCAGATGGGCGACGCCAACGCCTCCATCCCCACTCCGCAGCCGGTGCTGCCGCGGCCGATGTTCGGCGCCACCGGCAGGGCCCCGGGCAGCAACTCGGTCAACTTCGTCTCCCGGCAGGCCCTGGAGGACGCGCTTCCCGAACGCCTTGTGCTGGACAAGCCCTTCGAGGCGATCCACAGCACCCGCGGCCTCACCAAGGCCGATATGCGCAACAACGATGCGCTGCCGCGGGTCCATGTCGACCCCGACACCTTCACCGTGACCATCGACGGCGAGGTGATCGAGCCGCAGCCCGTCGCCGAACTCCCCATGGCCCAGCGGTACTTCCTCTTCTGAGGAGTCCGCCGAGCCCGGGGAGCCCGAGGAGGCGCGCCGATGAACACCCCGATGAACACCCCGATCAACCACTCGATGAGCACCCTGATGAACACCCCGATGAGTACCGCGACGAAGGACACGTACCACCGATGAGCCGCGCAGCGCTGCTCGTCCTCGCCGACGGCCGGTTCCCCGCCGGAGGGCACGCCCACTCCGGCGGAGCCGAACCGGCCGTCACCGCGGGACGCATCAAGGACGCCGCCACCCTGGAGAGCTTCTGCCGGGGCCGGCTGCACACCGCGGGCCTGGTCGCCGCGGGGCTCGCCGCCGCGGCCGCGGGCGGCCACGACCCGCTCCTCCTGGACGACGCCGCGGATGCCCGTACGCCCGTACCGGCACTGCGGCAGGTAGCCCGGCGGCTCGGCCGGCAGATGATGCGGGCCGCCCGAGCGACCTGGCCGAGCGAGGCGCTGGACGCGCTCGCCGCGGCCCGTCCCCGCGGCGCCCACCAGCCCGTCGTCCTGGGCCTGACTGCCCGGTCCGCGGGTCTGCCGCCGCTCGATGCCGCATACGCCGTGGCCTACGAGAACATCAGCGGTCCGGCCACCGCGGCCGTCCGGCTGCTGAGCCTGGACCCCTTCGACGCCACCGCCGTGCTCGCACATCTCACCGCCGAGCTCGACCAGGTCGCACAGCAGGCCACCGAGGCCGCGCTGCGGATCGCGGCCGAAGGAACCGGCGCACTGCCCGCGGCCTCCGCGCCGCTGCTCGACATCACCGCCCAACAGCACGCCGCCTGGCCCGTCCGGCTCTTCGCGTCCTGAACCGGCCCGCCCTCCCACACAACCCACGCCGCTGCACCCCACCACCGGAGTGACCATGCACCTCGACCACCAGCAGACCTTCCCCGAGCGCCACACCTACAGCGCCGCCGCCCCGGTACGACCCGACGGCACCCGCCGCGCCCTGCGCATCGGTCTCGGCGGCCCGGTCGGCACCGGCAAGACCGCCACCGTCGCCGCGCTGTGCCGCGCCCTGCGCGACGAGCTGTCCATCGCCGTCGTCACCAACGACATCTACACCCGCGAGGACGCCGAATTCCTGCTCCGGGAGGCCGTCCTGCCCGCCGAGCGGATCTCCGCCGTCGAGACCGGCGCCTGCCCGCACACCGCCATCCGCGACGACATCTCCGCCAACCTCGAAGCCGTCGAGGACCTGGAGGAGGCGGCCGGCCCGCTCGATCTCGTCCTGGTCGAATCCGGCGGCGACAACCTCACCGCGACCTTCTCCAAGGGGCTGGTCGACGCCCAGATCTTTGTGATCGACGTGGCCGGCGGCGACGACATCCCGCGCAAGGGCGGCCCCGGCGTCACCACCGCCGACCTGCTCGTCATCAACAAGACCGATCTCGCGCCCTACGTCGGCGTGGACCTGGAGGGGATGGCGCGCGACGCCAAGGCGCAGCGCGGTGAGCTGCCCGTCGCCTTCACCGCCCTGAAGTCGGAGAACGGTGTGCGGCCGGTGGCGGAGTGGGTCCGCGGACGGCTGGCCGACTGGACCGCGAGCCCGGCATGACCCTCGCACTCCCCACGCCGGAGACGGGCCGCGCCGCCGCCGGGCTGTGCGCCACCGCCCGCATCGTCGCGCGGGCCGACGGGCAGGGAACCACCCGGCTGCCCGTCCTCGACGGCGACGGCCCGTTCGCGCTGCGCCGTATCCGCGGGTACGGCAACCAGGCCCGGGTCTGCGTCGTGGGCGCCATGAGCGCCCCGCTCGGCGGCGACCGGCTGGGCATCGAGGCCACCGCCGAGGCGGGCAGCGCGCTGCACCTCACGGCCGCCGCCGCGACCGTCGCGCTGCCCGGCCGTACGGGGGAACACGCCCGGTACGACGTGTGGTTGACGGTGGGCGAAGGCGCACGGCTCGACTGGCTGCCCGAACCGCTCATCTCGGCGGCGGGCAGCGACCTGCGGATGACCACCACCGTCGAGCTGGCCCCCACCGCACGCCTGCTGCTCCGCGAGGAACAGGTCCTGGGCCGCAGCGGGGAGCCGACCGGCGCCCTGCGCAGCCGGCTCACCGTCCGCCGGGCCGGCCGGACCCTGCTCGATCAGGAGACGGCGTACGGGCCCGGCGTCCCCGGCTGGGACACCTCGGCCGTTCTGGACGGGCACCGCGCTCTCGGGCAGCTCCTGCTCATCGGGCCGGAGTTCGAGGAGCGGCCGGCCGAGGTGCGGCTGCTCGGCGGCGCGGCGGGCGAACGGCCCGGCGACGGCGTGGGGCAGGGCGTCCTGGCACCGCTTACGGGCCCGGGAGCCCTGGCCACGGCCGTGGCCCCGGACGCGCTGCGGCTGCGGCGCCTGCTGGACGAGGCCGCCGGGAGCGCGGCCGGCGGGGGTGCGGCCGCCGGGTGACGGCGGCCGCGCCGCCTCACACCTCCAGATCGGACTCAAGGCGGGCGAGGCGGAGGCGCGCCAGCGCAAGGTTGGCGCGCTTGCGGTCCAGCACCAGATAGAGGAAGAGGCCGCTGCCGTTCTTTCCCGTCACCGGGCGGATGATGTGGTACTGCGCGGTCAGGGTGATGAGCATGTCCTCGATGGCGCCCTGGAGTTCCAGCATCTCCATGGTGCGCATCTTGGCCCGTACGACATCGGTGTTGCCGGCCGCCGCGACGTTGAGGTCCAGAGCCTGCTTGTCGCCCAGGGTGGCCAGGGCCATACCGCTGGTGTAGTCGACCAGGGCGACGCCGACCGCGCCCTCGATGGTCGACATCGCGTCGGCGAGAGCGGATTCCAGTTGAGCCATGAGGGGTTCAGACCTTTCGATTCCTTGATGGTTAAGCCGGGTGTTCACGGTGTGCGGTGTGCGGGTCTTGGGACTTCCGGATTCTGCGTTCGTGCGATGTGGATGCGGATACGGATGCGGAGGTGGGCGAGTGTGGGGGTGAAGGTCTAGAGCGGGGCGGGGGCTCCTATCGGCGGGGCTGTGCGTCCACCAGGGCGCCGATCCGCTCCGCGGCACGTCTGGCCTGCAGATGGAGCCGCCCCACGTTGGTGTCCGGGCTTGCCACGGCGGTCAGGACCGCGCGCCGTCCGGCCGAATAGGCCGCGATATACCCGTCGGCGCCGCGTGTCAGGGATTCCTCGAAGGCGCCCTGTCCGGTCGCGTCGGTGAGTCGTTTGGCGACGCCGATCGCCGCGGCGGTGAGGGCGGCCAGGCCGTCCGGCTCGATATCCGGCAGATCGTGGGCGATCACCATGCCGTCCACGCTCGCCACCATCCCGCCCCGGAAATGGCGTACTTGGTCGCGCAGCGTATGCAATTCCTCCCGTATCCGGGGTTCTATCGTCATCAGTCTCCTTTTCACGGCGTGCCTTCTGATGACGCGCCTCATGGGGTGCACGGTCTTCGTGCGCAAGGGCTCACAGGTTTTCCTCCAACGCCGTACGCAGTCGGACAAGGAGGGCAATATCCGGATCGGCGGTATCGAGGGCATCCGGTGCCGGTAGTTGCCAGGTCGCGGTGGTGTCTTCCGCGGCGACGGGGTCGGCGCCGTCCAGGCAGGCGCCGGGCCGCCGCCGGGGGAGCGGGGTGGGTGCCCGGGGGACGTGGACGAGGCCGACGGCGGCGAGGCGGCGGATGTCGAGCAGTGTCCCGAACGCGGACTGGCCCAGCGCCCGGGCCAGTTCCTGGGGCGTGTGCCGGCCGTCGGCGTGGTCGAGCAAGCGCCGTTGGCGGCTGGTGGCGGGGGCCGGGATGCGCGGGCGGACGGGAACGACGGGTACGGAGTCGACCGCCGCCCAGGGGTGGAGCCGGTCGAGCAGCAGCCGGCGGCGGGCCGTCGCCTGCTGGAGGGCGAGGACGCTGACGGGGCGTATGACACCCAGCCAGTGGCCCGCACCTGGGGTGAAGGAGGTGGTCTCGGGTGCCAGCGGCAGGGCGAAGAATGCGGCGTCGAGCAGTGCGGCGAGGTGGCATATCTCCAGCTCCCCCTGGGACAGCCACCCCCTGCTGACCAGGAATTGACCGCCGTCCTGCTGCGGTCCTGCCGTTTCGGCGGCGTACTGCCAGCCCTCCGGCGGCAGTTTGCCGGACGCGGTGAGCCGTGGGCCGAGTCCGGGGGCGGTGGTGCTCTCGATGCAGTAGACCGCACCGTCGAGAAGGTAGAGGCAGCCGTGCGGGCCGCTGAGGGTGCCGGTGACGCGTTCGGCGGCGTACCGGTCGAGCAGCCCGGCCGGGGCGGGCGGGTGAGGAGATATGGGCAGGCCCATGGCTGTTCCCTTACCGTTCGTGCGGTGTGGCGGAGCGCGCCGTCAGGACGCGACCAGTTCCGCCGCCAGATCGCGCAGTCGGAGCCGGGCGACGGCGAGGTTGGCCTGTGTGCGGTCCAGCCAGAGGTAGAGGTAGGTCTGGCTGTCGAAGGCCGTGTGCACAAAACGGATGAGGTGGTAGCTTCCCGCAGCCGTGATGATGAGGTCTTCGAGGTCCGTGCCGACGGCGCCGGTGGTGTCGAAGGTGGCGTTGCGTGCGACGGTCTGCACCAGCTCGGCGGTGTCCGCAGCGGCCGCGTCGTGATCGTCGTGCGGTGCCTGCCCGGCCGTTCCGAGGGTCAGACCACTGGTCCAGTCGATCAGTCCGGCACATCGGACGCCGGGGATCCCCATCGCTTGGGACAACACCTGATCGATTCCCGGCACTTCGGCTCTCCTTCGCGACGGCTCCGTACGCGGCGTGAAAACGCCGAAGCCCTCCCTTGTGGCGGTGAGTGGGAGAGCCTTCACGGAAGGTTACT includes:
- a CDS encoding TetR/AcrR family transcriptional regulator yields the protein MPSHHPARSRRSTERKGDLRERAILDTCEALLAHKGYNAMTVGDIAQGAGITRGALYFYFGSKQEVVVALVARTVEHLWERSRTTAETDEPRQAIAEAMQRTVELWNEHGLVMRTAIDLSLTVPEIGELWSHTADLFITAITAVLERAGIQAGTEPEQASAMARALCWMIERTFYHASQESRETLQGASATCEHIWLISAGLTT
- a CDS encoding oxidoreductase, which translates into the protein MQRQNWLITGVSTGLGRAFAQAALAAGHTVVGTVRSEEDLRAFEELEPGYARGRILDVTDDHAVSDVITEVERGVGPLDVVIANAGYGLEGTFEETPLAEVRRQFEINVFGAVATLQAALPHMRRRRRGHLMAVTSMGGLMAVPGMSAYCGSKFALEGILEALGKEVAQFGIHVTAIEPGSFRTDWAGRSMTRAARTIDDYDELFDPIREARQKASGNQLGNPAKAGEAVVRIASVDQPPAHLVLGSDALRLVTTARTAVDEDIRAWETLSRTTDFDEGAQL
- a CDS encoding helix-turn-helix domain-containing protein, translated to MRRWRRVWEEGGAPALRRRPATGRPPQLDDAQVEMVRAALERGAQAHGFEADLWTLERVGTVVERVTGVSCHGRRCGVR
- a CDS encoding type II toxin-antitoxin system Phd/YefM family antitoxin — encoded protein: MAYEIPVTQARAELADLINRVVYGGERVVVTRHGKPLVALVSAADLQLLEELGRRDEGAEDEQVISTVSSVRQFPSAPGERRRFGIAAEHRDPAAGDRRPGRES
- a CDS encoding M28 family metallopeptidase, whose amino-acid sequence is MTRSTRIRRAALASGAVTALAATLFTAAGAYAGTAPKAAPDVKAAPDVDVKAVKADLDQFQSIADANGGNRAHGKPGYKASIDFVKEKLDKAGFTTKVQEFDGGGTKGYNLVADWPGGDESKTVMAGAHLDSVPAGPGINDNGSGSAGILEVALAVAKANLKPTKHLRFGWWGDEEDGMVGSQAYVDKLGADKSKIDSYLNFDMIGSPNPGYYVYDDDTRLEKVLKDYYTKKNITTEKDTEGDGRSDHASFKDAGIPVGGFFSGADYKKTEAQAKNWGGEVGKAFDACYHQACDTTKNIDEKSLDTNTDAIANALWELSS
- a CDS encoding urease subunit gamma, producing the protein MQLTPHEQERLMIHVAADVAEKRRSRGVKLNHPESIALLTVHILEGARDGRTVAELMSSGRKVLTRDEVMEGVPEMIHDVQVEATFPDGTKLVTVHEPIN
- a CDS encoding urease subunit alpha, with protein sequence MSELSRQAYADLLGPTVGDRIRLADTDLVIEITEDRAGGPGRAGDEAVFGGGKVIRESMGQSRATRAEGTPDTVITGAVVLDHWGIVKADVGIRDGRITALGKAGNPDTMDGVHPDLVIGPETEIIAGNGKILTAGAIDTHVHFICPRQADEALASGVTTMIGGGTGPAEGSKATTITPGAWHVARMFESMDSLPVNVGLLGKGNTTSLASMRDQLRAGILGFKVHEDWGATPAVLDACLTVCEESGAQLAIHTDTLNEAGFLGDTLAAIAGRTIHAFHVEGAGGGHAPDMIAMVSEPNVLPASTNPTRPHTVNTVEEHLDMLMVCHHLNPAVPEDLAFAESRIRPSTIAAEDILHDLGAISIMSSDAQAMGRIGEVVMRTWQTAHVMKRRRGTLPGDGRADNHRARRYVAKYTINAALAQGIDHVVGSVEDGKLADLVLWDPAFFGVKPQLVIKGGQIAYAQMGDANASIPTPQPVLPRPMFGATGRAPGSNSVNFVSRQALEDALPERLVLDKPFEAIHSTRGLTKADMRNNDALPRVHVDPDTFTVTIDGEVIEPQPVAELPMAQRYFLF
- a CDS encoding urease accessory protein UreF, which translates into the protein MSRAALLVLADGRFPAGGHAHSGGAEPAVTAGRIKDAATLESFCRGRLHTAGLVAAGLAAAAAGGHDPLLLDDAADARTPVPALRQVARRLGRQMMRAARATWPSEALDALAAARPRGAHQPVVLGLTARSAGLPPLDAAYAVAYENISGPATAAVRLLSLDPFDATAVLAHLTAELDQVAQQATEAALRIAAEGTGALPAASAPLLDITAQQHAAWPVRLFAS